The Solirubrobacterales bacterium genome contains a region encoding:
- a CDS encoding AAA family ATPase, with product MKGFKSFPSKTRLDFGPGVSVIVGPNGSGKSNVSDAIVWALGEQSAYAVRGQQMQDLLFGGAEGVPSASYAEVELVFDNSDGELDTGFSELSVTRKLSRDGEGEYRINGARCRLVDVIEVLSDTGLGKEMHSVLSQGKVDEIVASKPKDRRLLVEEAAGLGKHRKRRRRAQLKLAKTRDNLDRVLDVEREARSRLKPLKRQAEAAETHARLELQSNELRAESASDTLLLAARELEDATRMATEARAAREGIEQQLAGVAKEREIAEQKIAAEAARREKATESLFAVRSVCERIEGARERSGERVSRLQNEIERGQAELGQLTLDVQPEVDTSRIAQLESELAEIERQGRAELEAELVEMRQQHANAQKELEELDASFTAAKALAEQAEQTSTSARRAMAEGQAALAETRRERARLEGELGAVEQFLRESAGDAGSAALAEKLGVEPGYELALTAVLGRRLRAAVVEDLPAGQSFLDSVGEDGGSAMLVGKAQANQGFASLPNGEPLIDKLQAEAGADSIVTALLANVWVVETLTSLPHGFDGIAVTRSGRVYFGHTGELRQAPRGGEQRVLAERNRRDALNETLATARAAEAAAQSALEQVEAALKRTEAQRDEAHAASRTARVARDELSGAVQGQSRAIERRIEAGLADGPTAVRRAGVEAELRSERSHAEQMRRAAELQARRRSALEAKLEALRGAVPRAQDLAEVLAECALAANERVAVLGTALDGDRAAGEKLAQDLRAHATQEAQLQASLREQGEMVTTAEVRAQRSRDMHAEAASVTTELSEALGRPVEAATQLLDEPRREEIAAALARIARRRELLGPINPLAQDEYAEAMAHVEELEAQRDDLEAALKELGDLIKEIDKTIRTSFEETFASTSAHFEELIQRLFPGGTGKLLLVADDKPKVAPALTTAGADAAEVQAAADAAEDAMPEDPDEAPEASEIEYGVEIKVQLPGSKSGRVLTLLSGGERSLVALAFLFSVFLTKPCPFYIFDEAEAALDDVNIDRLVALLREHSDNSQFIVITHQKRTMDAADCLYGVSMGKDGISKVITRRMTGRETEHGEMIVA from the coding sequence ATGAAGGGGTTCAAATCATTCCCCAGCAAGACTCGCCTTGACTTCGGTCCGGGCGTGTCTGTGATTGTCGGTCCCAATGGATCCGGCAAATCAAACGTGTCCGACGCGATCGTCTGGGCACTCGGCGAGCAGAGCGCGTACGCGGTGCGTGGTCAGCAGATGCAGGACCTGCTTTTCGGCGGAGCCGAAGGCGTGCCATCCGCCTCCTACGCCGAGGTCGAGCTGGTCTTTGACAACTCCGACGGCGAGCTCGACACAGGATTCTCTGAACTTTCCGTAACGCGCAAGCTCTCGCGCGACGGCGAAGGCGAGTACCGCATCAATGGCGCGCGCTGCCGCTTGGTCGATGTGATCGAGGTTCTCTCAGATACTGGTCTCGGCAAGGAGATGCACTCGGTCCTGAGCCAGGGCAAGGTCGACGAGATTGTCGCCAGCAAGCCCAAGGACCGCCGCCTGCTCGTCGAAGAAGCAGCTGGTCTTGGCAAGCACAGGAAGCGCCGCCGCCGCGCGCAGCTGAAGCTCGCAAAGACTCGTGACAACCTGGACCGCGTGCTCGACGTCGAGCGCGAAGCGCGTTCACGCCTGAAGCCGTTGAAGCGTCAGGCCGAGGCCGCAGAAACGCACGCCCGCCTGGAGCTCCAGTCCAACGAGCTTCGCGCCGAGAGCGCCTCAGACACTTTGCTCCTTGCTGCGCGCGAGCTCGAAGACGCAACGCGCATGGCGACCGAAGCCCGCGCCGCCCGCGAAGGGATCGAGCAGCAGCTGGCAGGCGTTGCCAAGGAGCGCGAGATCGCAGAGCAGAAGATCGCCGCTGAAGCAGCGCGGCGCGAGAAGGCCACGGAGTCTTTGTTCGCGGTCCGCTCAGTCTGCGAACGCATCGAAGGCGCGCGCGAGCGTTCCGGCGAACGTGTCTCGCGCCTGCAGAACGAGATCGAACGCGGTCAGGCAGAGCTTGGTCAGCTGACGCTCGACGTGCAGCCAGAAGTTGACACTTCGCGAATCGCCCAGCTTGAGTCCGAGCTCGCCGAGATCGAACGCCAGGGTCGCGCCGAGCTCGAAGCAGAACTCGTCGAGATGCGCCAGCAGCACGCCAACGCTCAAAAAGAGCTCGAAGAACTCGACGCGAGCTTCACCGCAGCCAAGGCGCTGGCCGAGCAGGCCGAACAGACTTCCACCTCCGCGCGCCGAGCGATGGCAGAGGGTCAGGCGGCTCTTGCCGAGACTCGCCGCGAGCGCGCACGCCTTGAAGGCGAGCTTGGCGCTGTTGAACAGTTCCTGCGCGAATCTGCCGGCGATGCCGGATCGGCCGCGCTGGCCGAGAAGCTCGGCGTCGAGCCGGGCTACGAACTTGCCCTGACCGCTGTGCTTGGTCGCCGCCTCCGGGCCGCAGTCGTGGAAGATCTCCCCGCCGGACAAAGCTTCTTGGACAGCGTCGGAGAGGACGGGGGCTCTGCGATGCTGGTCGGCAAGGCCCAGGCAAACCAGGGCTTCGCGTCGCTGCCCAACGGCGAACCACTTATCGACAAGCTTCAGGCCGAGGCCGGCGCGGATTCGATCGTCACCGCCCTGCTCGCGAATGTCTGGGTCGTCGAAACGCTCACCAGCTTGCCACACGGTTTCGATGGCATCGCCGTCACCAGGTCCGGTCGCGTCTATTTCGGTCACACCGGCGAACTACGTCAGGCGCCACGCGGAGGCGAGCAGCGCGTGCTCGCCGAGCGAAACCGCCGCGACGCGCTGAACGAAACGCTCGCCACAGCACGTGCAGCCGAGGCCGCCGCGCAGTCCGCGCTCGAACAGGTCGAAGCGGCGCTCAAGCGCACCGAGGCCCAGCGCGACGAGGCCCACGCGGCCTCACGTACCGCCCGCGTTGCTCGTGATGAACTTTCAGGCGCCGTTCAGGGACAATCCCGTGCGATCGAACGCCGCATCGAAGCCGGTCTCGCCGACGGCCCGACCGCCGTTCGCCGCGCCGGCGTCGAAGCCGAGCTGCGCAGCGAGCGCTCGCACGCCGAGCAGATGCGACGCGCCGCCGAGCTCCAGGCTAGGCGTCGAAGTGCACTTGAAGCCAAGCTCGAAGCCTTGCGAGGCGCCGTGCCTCGCGCGCAAGATCTCGCCGAAGTGCTGGCCGAGTGCGCGCTGGCGGCAAACGAACGCGTCGCGGTACTAGGAACGGCGCTCGACGGTGACCGTGCCGCAGGCGAAAAGCTCGCTCAAGACCTGCGCGCCCACGCCACTCAAGAGGCCCAGCTTCAAGCATCACTACGCGAGCAGGGCGAGATGGTCACGACCGCAGAGGTCCGCGCCCAGCGCTCACGCGACATGCACGCCGAGGCCGCATCGGTCACAACCGAACTCTCAGAAGCGCTCGGCCGCCCGGTCGAGGCAGCAACCCAGCTTCTCGACGAGCCCCGCCGCGAAGAGATCGCCGCTGCGCTCGCGCGAATTGCGCGCCGCCGCGAACTGCTCGGCCCGATCAACCCACTCGCGCAAGACGAGTACGCCGAGGCCATGGCGCACGTCGAAGAGCTCGAAGCTCAGCGCGACGATCTCGAAGCCGCCCTGAAAGAACTCGGCGACCTGATCAAGGAGATCGACAAGACGATCCGCACATCCTTTGAAGAGACCTTCGCCAGCACCAGCGCCCACTTTGAGGAGCTGATCCAGCGCCTGTTCCCGGGCGGCACCGGCAAGCTCCTGCTCGTCGCAGACGACAAGCCGAAGGTCGCCCCGGCGCTCACCACCGCTGGCGCAGACGCCGCCGAGGTCCAGGCCGCGGCAGACGCAGCCGAGGACGCCATGCCAGAAGATCCAGACGAAGCCCCCGAGGCCTCCGAGATCGAGTACGGCGTCGAGATCAAGGTCCAGCTCCCGGGCAGCAAGTCCGGACGCGTGCTCACGCTGCTCTCTGGCGGCGAGCGCTCACTGGTCGCCTTGGCATTCCTCTTCAGCGTCTTCCTCACCAAGCCGTGCCCGTTCTACATCTTCGACGAGGCCGAGGCCGCGCTCGACGACGTGAACATCGACCGCCTGGTCGCCCTGCTGCGCGAGCACAGCGACAACAGCCAGTTCATCGTCATCACGCACCAAAAGCGCACCATGGATGCCGCGGACTGCCTCTACGGAGTCTCAATGGGCAAGGACGGAATCAGCAAGGTCATCACTCGCCGCATGACCGGTCGCGAGACCGAGCACGGCGAGATGATCGTCGCCTGA
- a CDS encoding NAD(P)-dependent oxidoreductase — translation MRVLVAGAAGAIGRPLVPQLLDAGHEVHATTRKPTRATELSAAGAVSEVVDFLEPGAADALLERVRPDVVIDELTSLPHDYDPRKAESAYVHNNRIRSEGTGALLAAAEKHGVQRYVLQSVAFIYAPGSSGLRSETDPVWSDAPDPFADAIATLVENERIVAESSAFTGVTLRYGFLYGPGTWYESGGSTTVAIQKRRLPLIGGGTGVNSLVHVGDAVAATVCATVYGKGIYNVVDDDPASFSELVPELARILGAKQPMRIPRWLGRIIAGGYLVEAATRMPGASNAKAKAELGWAPILPSWREGMRDFRDSYPSGSQH, via the coding sequence GTGCGTGTCCTGGTCGCCGGCGCGGCCGGTGCGATCGGACGACCGCTGGTCCCGCAGCTGCTCGATGCTGGGCACGAGGTTCACGCCACCACGCGCAAGCCCACTCGCGCCACTGAGCTGAGCGCCGCCGGCGCCGTGTCCGAGGTCGTCGATTTTCTCGAGCCCGGCGCCGCCGACGCGCTGCTCGAGCGCGTGCGACCAGACGTCGTCATCGATGAGCTGACGAGCCTCCCTCACGACTACGACCCACGCAAGGCGGAGTCGGCCTATGTCCACAACAACCGCATCCGTAGTGAGGGCACCGGCGCGTTGCTCGCGGCGGCCGAAAAGCACGGCGTTCAGCGCTACGTCCTTCAGTCCGTCGCGTTCATCTACGCGCCAGGCAGTTCGGGATTGCGGAGCGAAACCGATCCCGTCTGGAGCGACGCGCCCGATCCGTTCGCGGACGCCATCGCAACGCTCGTCGAGAACGAACGCATCGTTGCCGAGAGCTCAGCATTCACGGGCGTCACGCTGCGCTACGGCTTCCTCTATGGCCCGGGGACGTGGTACGAATCCGGCGGCAGTACGACTGTGGCAATCCAGAAGCGCAGGCTGCCGCTGATTGGCGGCGGCACGGGAGTCAACTCTTTGGTTCATGTCGGCGATGCGGTAGCTGCGACCGTTTGCGCGACCGTCTACGGCAAAGGGATCTACAACGTTGTGGACGACGATCCCGCGTCTTTCTCCGAGCTCGTCCCTGAACTCGCACGGATTCTCGGCGCCAAACAACCGATGAGAATTCCCAGATGGCTGGGCCGCATCATCGCCGGCGGATACCTCGTGGAGGCGGCGACGAGAATGCCCGGCGCGTCCAACGCGAAGGCCAAAGCCGAGCTCGGCTGGGCGCCAATCCTCCCGAGTTGGCGTGAGGGGATGCGTGACTTTCGCGACAGCTACCCATCTGGTTCGCAACATTGA